The nucleotide window CGTCACCGCGGGCCTACAGCTCCGCTGGATGCTCGACTGATCGCCACGGCGGGCGGGCCGGGAAACCGGCCTCACTCCTCCTCGTCCTCGCCACCAGCGGCGAGGGCGGGCTCGAGGCGGCGGAAGTGGATCTGGCCCACGCGGCGGCCATCGGTGCTGGTGACCTTGGCCTCCCAGCCATTGATCTCCATGGTCTCACCGACTTCCGGGAAACGACCGAGCTGCTGCGTGATGTAACCACCCACGGTGGTCACCTCGCCGCTCTCCAGATCAAGCTCGTCCGCCATCACGGAGAGATCGTTCAGAGTCATCGAGCCCTCGATCACGAATTCCTTGTCGTTGATCCAGTTCGACTCCGGCTTCTCGTTGTCGAATTCGTCCTGAATGTCGCCAACCAGTTCCTCGATCACGTTGTCGAGGAAGACGATGCCGACCGGTGTGCCGAATTCATCGACGGCCATGGCAAGGTGGGCGCGCTCCTTCAGGAAGAACTTGAGCAGCATGTCCAGCGGCATGGTGTCCGGAACCATCTTCAACTCGCGCTTGATCCGCATCAGGTCGGGATCCGGCGCGCCGACGAGCTTCAGCACGTCCTTGATGTGGATCAGGCCGATGGCGTTGTCGAGGTGACCGCCCTTCACCAGCGGGAAGCGGGTGTGCTTCGTCCGGCGGGCGATCTCGAGGGCTTTCTCGAAAGGCTCGTCGGCATTCAGCGTCACCACCTCCTGGCGCGGCGTCATCACATCGCGCACCCAGAGTTCGTTCAGGCCGAGCGCATTGATCAGGATCTCGCGCTCGGTCTCGGTGACTTCCTCGGCGCGTTCGCTCTCGGCGACCAGCAGCGCGAGTTCATCGGACGAGTGGATGTGCTCGCCCTCGGCCACGGGGTCGATGTTGAAGACCCTCTTCAGGATCCAGTTAGCCGTGCCATTCAGCACTCGGATGGCCCAGTGGAAGGACTTGTAGAAAAGATGCAGCGGCCCCGCCAGCGCCAGAGTGGTGGCCAGCGACTTGCGGATGGCGATGGACTTCGGCAGCAGCTCGCCGATCACCACGTGTAGGAACGTGAAGGAGGCGATGGCCAGAACGAACGAGATCGTGGACGAGGGGTTGAGGGTCTTACCCCATATGTGCCACTCGGAAGGCACACCCACGCCGTGCAGCAACGGCTTGACCAGCGCTTCCACGAAAGGCTCGCCCAAGAAACCCAGCGCGAGAGAAGCGATAGTAATGCCAAGCTGATTCGCCGAGAGATAGCCATCCAGGTGACTGACGACGTGGTAAGCCGTCTTCCCCGAGCGGGTCCCCTTGACCGGCTCGATCTGACTCGGCCGGACTTTTACGATCGCGAACTCGGACGCAACGAAGAACGCGTTCAGCAGCAGGAAGAAGACGATCCCGATGATATAGAGCGCGATCATCCCGCCTGTCAGCGAGCCGTCCGCTTTCTCAGAACCGGCATTTGCCAAAAACAGAATCTCGGGAAGAAAGTTCATCCCGGATTAGAGTTTTTCATAAACACCCTGATCGCGGCGTTCGAGCACGGTGAAGCCCGCCGATTTGGCGTCGCTCACGGACAGCGGCTTCGCGATCCGTGGCGTGTTCACCTTGGAAATCACCTTGCGCACAGGTTTGCGGCAAAGCGGGCACTGCTCGAGTGCCGGGCGGTCGATGGGCCGCCTCAGTTCAAAGCCCTTGCGGCAGATGCGGCAAGATCGCTCGGGATCCTCGGGGCTCTCGGAAAGGTATTCGTAGATGGGCATGGAAGAGACGGAAGGACGGGCAGTTACCGCCTTCCGTCAACCTAAGCGGGCAGCGTGCCGGAATTACCAGCTCGACTTCGTCACTCCCGGGATCATGCCGTGCGAGGCGAGCTCACGGAAGCTGATACGGGAGAGGCGGAAGCGGCGGATGAAAGCGCGACGGCGACCGGAGTACTCGCAACGGTTCACGAGACGGGTCGGGCTGGCGTCACGCGGCAGCATGGTAAGGCCGACATAATCCTTCTCCGCCTTCAGTTTGTGACGGAGGTCGGCAAACTTGGCGACCGTGCGCGCTTTGCGCTCGTTGCGTGCAATCCAGCTCTTCTTGGCCATAATTCGGGGCGCGGTGAATACCCCACCAGCCGGGGCGTGCAAGCCCAAACTTGGTATTTCTCGCCAAAAAGACCATCACCGCGTCGCAACCGGCCGTTGCCAGAGCTTCGACGGCGGCAGGTCATTCGGCCGCACCACGACGATCCCGGCGTGTTTCGACCCTTGGTTCAGGTAGTCGGTGATCGGGCGGTCGATGATGGTCATGCGGCCCTTGTCGCGGTCGGAGGTGGCGTGGGTGAAGTAAGCGCGGCCCTGGAGCTTCACGATGAGCCCGACATGGGAAGTGTAGCCATTCTGCCAATTCGTGGTGATCGCGCAGATGTCGCCATCCTGCAGGTAGCCCTCGATGGCGCGGACGTTCTTCTTCGGGATGTGGTACACCGGCAGCTTCGACACGCGGGCCTCGATGCGACCCATTTCCGGCAGCAGGGACGGGCTGTTCCGCAGGTAGCGGTAGCTCTTCCACTGCACCGTCATTTCGCGGATCTCGCGGCGCAGGCGCTGGGCTCCGGGCAGGCGCGGGGTGATGTTCTTGGCGAAGCCGCGGCGCTCGTTGTCGTAAAAGACCTCCTCGAGGTGATGCATGCGGCTGAGGTAGCTCCCGGTGCAGACGCCGCCGCGGTAGCGCTCCACCTCCACCATGTGCAGCATGTCCTGCGGGGTGTAGGGCGCGGGCTTGTAGCGCAGCATGCGGGCGAAGGCCAAGGCGTTCTCGTAGTACGTCCAGCAGTCCATCGCGTTCAGGTTCACCACCGGCGACTCGATGCGGTCATCCACCTCCAGCGTGTAGTTCACATACGGCGTGCCGACCATCGCCCGCGCGGCGCGGATGGTGCGGGCTCCGAGCGGGAGCTGCCGCCAATTCTCCTTTTCCGCTTTCTGGACCAGGGCCCGGAATTTCGCCTCGCCCTTGAAGACGGTGCCCATCGGCAGGCGCACCGGGCTCGGCGGTGTCACGGTGTGCTGGGCGGCAGCCGGCAGGGCAGCGAGCAGCAGGGCGGAAAGGACGACGGCCAATTTCATGCCTGGCATCCTACGGAGATCGCGGGAAATGCAAAGAAGCATTCGCCGTCAGCCCCGGCGTCGCAGCCGGATCGGTCCCTTCGCCGTCGCCGGATCGACCACGCGGCCTTTTTGGACGACTTCGATTTCACCCCGTGATTCCAAGTGCCGGGCCACCCGCCGGACATCGTCCATCCGCTCCCGCCAGTCATCGGGGAAAAGCTCCCGGGAGACCTCGCTCGGGCAGATGGTCGCACCGGGGGTGCGCTGTCCCAGCAGGCCCATGATACCCTTCCCGATCCGGCCATCTTCCTCGCTGCCCATCACCCTCCAAGCTCGCGGACCTGCGATGAGGATGCAAGGAGCGGTCGCTGCTCTTTTGGCTGCTTGTGCCCGCAACCGGGATCTGCAACCTGACCGCGTGTCCCCGACCCACGAGCCACCCCGCAGCCCCCGCGACGAAATCGACGGCGTGATCTATTTTCCCCGCCTGTGCGACAAGGTGCGCCTGTATGCCGCCGGGAAGCTCCATCCGCAGTATCACGCGAACCTCGGCGGAGGGATGGACCTGTGGACCTGCCAATTCCTCGGCGTGGAATATGCCGCACTGGCCGAGGAGGTCCGCCACCTCGACTCGGATGCCGAGGCACTGGCATGGGCCAGTGAAAACGGTGCCACCCGCAGCCCGCAGGAATTCGCCTGGTGGTCCGCCTTCATGCGCACCCGCGGCTTCCGCGACGATCTCGCCGAGAAGCTGGCCCAGCGGAAAGCGGAGTCCGGCTTTCAGGATCGCGAGGACATCGTGACCTTCATGGACTACATCGACGCCGACGAGGGCCGGATCTAACGGACCCTCCCCTCCCTACTCCAGCAGGTGCTGGAGCGCCTTCGGGTCCATGGCGTGGCGGACGGCGGTCTCGCGGTCGATGACGCCCTTCCGCAGCAGCGAGGCAAGCGAGCGCTCCAGCGTGATCATCCCCTCCTCCACCCCGGTCAGCATCGCATTCCGCAGGTAGTGATCCTGTCCCTCGCGGATGCCGGTGGCCACGGCGGACGTGACGACGAGCTTCTCGATGGCGGGCACCAGCTTCTTCGACTTCGTCGGCACGAGGCGTTGGGAAACAACGGCCCTCAGCGACAGCGCGAGCTGCACGCGGATATGCTGCTGCTGGTGGCCGGGGAAGACATCGACGATTCGGTTTACCGCCGAACTCGCGGTGCCGGAATGCAGGGTCCCCAGCACGAGGTGACCGGTCTCCGCTGCGGTGAGCGCCGCGGAAATCGTGTCGAGATCCCGCAGCTCCCCGAGCAGGATGACGTCGGGATTTTCCCGCAAGGCAGCCCGCAGCCCGGTGCTGAAGCTTTCCACGTCCGCGCCGACCTCTCGCTGGTGGATCAGGCACTGGTTTTCCCGGTGCTCATACTCCACCGGGTCCTCGATGGTGATGACGTGGCGCTGCCGTGTGCAATTGAGATGATCGACCAGTGCGGCGAGCGTCGTGGACTTCCCCGAGCCGGTGGTGCCCGTCACGAGCACCAGCCCGCTGGGATAGTGGACCAGATCCAGCAGATCATCCGACAGCCCGAGATCCGCCAGCGGCGGGATCTTCTGACGGATGGGCCGCAGCGCCGCGGCCACCCCGTCACGATGACGGAAGACATTGATGCGAAATCTACGGCTACCTCCGGAAAGCTCCCAGCGCGTCGCGAAATCGACGCTGCCGCTTTCCTCGAATGTCTGACGCGCCGTCTCGTCCGGGATCAGCTCGATCATCTTCGCGGCGTCCGGAGCAGCCGCATCCAGAAAAGCAAGCTGGCCATTCCTCCGCACGCGCGGCTGCTTGCCGGAGGAAAGGAAGAGGTCTGAGGCATCGAGCGAGGCCGCTTGGTCGATGACGGCAAGCAGATCAGGACCGGATCTAACAACCGGAGCGGGAGTCGCAGGTGTGGGAGCGTCCGCGGGCCTCGCGAATTCCGCCACGGCCTTTGCCAGCGGATCGTCTTCCTCGACCGGCGGCGGCACGGCTCCGGCGTGGACCTCGATGCGGAATTCACCCGCGGAAGGCAGGATCGCGTAGCCGAATGACGCCCCGTCCGCCGCACTGAAGCGCCCTTCCTTCCTGCCGGTCACGTCTTCGCCCGCCATTTCTCCCGCGATGCGGGCAAGCATGTCCGCACGCAGCGCAGGCATCGAGAGCTCGATGGTCTCGCCTCCTCTCAGGAGAATGGGCACGGCATCCGAGACCAGCACCAGCCGCTCCGCCCGCTTCTCCAGCATCAGTTTCAGAAAGGTATCGATGACCGCCATTTTCTCCCAAGCTTCCCTTGATAAACCCGCAATCTAGCGGATTCGTCTCGACGCCTTGCCGGAAATCAAGGCTTGCGATTTGATTCGTAATTCTTAATTACCGGCTCGTCGTCCTCTGGCAGCGCCCCCCTCAGGCCCGTGCTTCACCCCACCGAACGATGAATTTCCCCTGTTTCCGAATCACCTTGGCTGCGGCCGCACTGTCCCTGCCCGCAGCCGCCCAGACGCTGCAGCCTGACATCGAGCAGCGCTACCAGACCCGCAACTATCTCATCTCCCGCGGCAACGAAGTAACCATGCAGGATTCCGGCACCGACCTGCGGACCGGTCCGGCAGGGTCGTGGATCTTCGATTTCTGTGCCGACTTCGATGCAGGCAATAACGAGAGCACGCTCTACAACGTGAGTTCCGGCTTCGGCGGGCTCACCGTGGCCCAGTCGAACGACATTTCCGCACTTCTCTACAATACCCTGCCGACCTTCGACGCCATGGTGCGCGAGGGCATCAGCCAGAGCGGCATGGATTGGCCGACGGAAAGCTACAGCGGCTACAATGACCTGCTCGCCTACGGCGCCGGGCTTCAGCTCGCGCTGTGGGAAATCATCCACGACTCGGCCTCGAGAAAGATCGGCACAGGCAACTTCAGCGTAGCCGATCCGAGCGACTCGGTAGCAGCCGCGGGCCGAGCGAATGCCCAGGCATTCCTCGATGGCGTGGCTGGCGGCTGGACCTATGCGCCCGGCTTCACCTTCCAATACGCGCGCCCAGTTGACGGAAATGGTGTCGGCGTGCCCAACGGCCAGGACCGCCTCTGGGTGGTGATCCCCGAGCCATCCACCGCCCTGCTTGGAGCCTTTGGCGCGCTCTGCCTGCTGCGCCGCCGCCGGGCTTGAGCCGACGATTGAAACGCTACTATCTCTTCCGCTGAATCCCCGTCCGGCCGCGTGCTGGCGGGGATTCAGTATTTTCCGGGACTGGACGCCCGGCGGGCCGCGCATAAGCTCACGCGCATGTCCGAATTCGTCTATCAGGATCCCTTCCCGCTCGGTCCCGACACCACCGAATATGAGTGCGTGACCAAGGAGCACGTGTCGGTCGCGGAATTCGACGGGAAGCCCATCCTGAAGGTCGCGCCGGAGGGCCTGGCCCTGCTGGCGAACGAGGCGATGAAGGCGATCAATTTCACCCTGCGCCCCAGCCACCTCGCACAGGTCGCCGCGATCCTCGATGACCCGGAAGCCACCGAGAACGACCGCATGGTCGCGCTGATGCTGCTGAAGAACGCGGAGATCGCCGCGAAGGGCATCCTGCCCGCCTGCCAGGACACCGGTACCGCCACCGTGGTCGGCAAGAAGGGCCAGCAGGTCTGGACCGGCTGCGACGACGCCGAGTGGCTCTCCAAGGGCATCCACAAGACCTACCAGGAGGAAAACCTGCGCTACTCGCAGACCGCCCCGCTCACGATGTACGAGGAGGCGAATACGAAGACGAACCTGCCCGCCCAGATCGACCTCTACGCGAGCGAGGGCGACGCTTACAAATTCCTCTTCGTCTCGAAGGGCGGCGGCTCGGCGAACAAGACCTTCCTCTATCAGGAAACGAAGGCGCTGCTGAACCCCAAGCGCCTGAAGGAATTCTGCATCGAGAAAATGCGCTCGCTCGGCACCGCGGCCTGCCCGCCGTATCACCTCGCCATCGTCATCGGCGGCACTTCGGCGGAGACCTGCCTGAAGACGGTGAAGCTTGCCTCGACCCGCTACTACGATGCGCTGCCGACCACCGGGAATATCCAAGGGCAGGCCTTCCGCGATCTGGAACTGGAGAAAGAACTGCTGGAAGCCGCGCGCAGCATCGGCATCGGCGCACAATTCGGCGGAAAGTATTTCGCGCTCGACGTGCGCGTGGTGCGCCTGCCGCGCCACGGGGCATCGTGCCCCGTCGGCATCGGAGTCTCCTGCTCCGCCGACCGACAGGCGAAAGCGAAGATCACGAAAGACGGCATCTTCCTCGAAAAGCTGGAGAAGGACCCCGGTCGCTTCATCCCGGAGAAGTATCGGAACTGGAAGTTCAAGGGCGTCGAGATCGACCTCGACCAAGGCATGGAGAAGACGCTCGCCACGCTGACCAAGTATCCCGTCACCACCGCGGTCTCGCTCAGCGGCACCATCATCGTCGCCCGCGACATCGCCCACGCGAAGCTGAAGGAGGTGCTGGATGAAACCGGCGACCTGCCCGCCTACATCAAGGACTACCCGGTCTACTACGCCGGCCCTGCCAAGACCCCGGCGGGCTATCCCTCCGGCTCCTTTGGCCCGACCACGGCGGGGCGCATGGATTCCTACGTCGATCTCTTCCAGAGCCACGGCGGCTCGAAGGTGATGCTTGCCAAGGGCAACCGCTCGCAGGCCGTGACTGATGCCTGCAAGGCCCACGGCGGCTTCTACCTCGGCTCCGCCGGCGGCCCAGCCGCCCTGCTCGCGAAGGAACACATCAAGAGCCAGGAAGTCGTCGAGTATCCCGAACTCGGCATGGAAGCCGTCTGGAAGATCCGCGTGGAAAACTTCCCGGCCTTCATCCTCGTGGACGACAAGGGCAACGACTTCTTCAAGAAGATCAACGAATGCCCGGTGTGCGTGTGATGGGAAACCTACGGCCATGACCGGGCTGACGACCGTCGCGGACTACCTCGACGCCGAGAAATCGGCGGAAGGGAAGCACGAGTTCGTCGGCGGCTTCGTCTTCGCGATGCCTAGTTTCTCGAACCGGCACAATACCATCGCTGGCAATGCTTTCGCGATCCTCCACGACCGGGTGCGTGGAGGATCTTTCCAAGCTTTCAACAGCAGCACCAAGGTCCGCATCCAGCTACCCGATCATAACCGGTTCTATTACCCGGATGCCATGGTCGTCTGCAATCCGAACGCATTGGGCGATCACTTCCAAGATCAGCCGGTGGTCGTGATCGAGGTCATGAGCGAATCCACTCGTCGGGCCGACCTCGGAGGAAAGCGTGATGCTTACCTTCGGATCTCCGCGCTCAAGGTGCTGCTCCTCGTCGAGCCCGACATGGCATTGGTCACGGTCCACCGCCGTCGCGCCGAGGGGGGATTTGCGGTCGAGCATCATCACGGCTTGGAGGCTTCCATCCCCCTCGCCGAGATCGACACATCGCTTTCTCTCGCCGAACTCTATGACCGGGCGGGAATCGAAGACTAAGTCATCGTCAAGGTATCCACCCCCTCTAATCTATCGAATGTCATCCAAGACGAAAAAATTAGATCGAAAACTGGTTACCGCATTATCTCACGATCTTCGGCCCGATGGCTTTTCAAAAATGTCACCGCAGGATTTGATCAGACATGCGAACGATCACTCGGAATTCATTTACTTTGGATCAAGGATAAACAGAAGCACCAGACTGGAAATGTTCCATTTCAGCGTCTGCATTCGCTTTCCTGCAATTGAGGCAATTCTCGACCCCTACGAGGAAAATATTCAGGGATGCACTTTCGGATCCCCGATTCACATCCTAACCGAAGAGCAAAAATTTCGTGAATGGACTTTAACCCCCACCTCGTTCGAAAGCGTCCGATCAGAAGCACGATCACTAATAACTCAATACGCATTTCCATTTTTCGAGGAATTCAAATCCATCGAGGATGTGGCAAAACATCTATCCCCTGAAAAAAACCCTCACTGGTCGATCTTAGATCAAACTCGTCAGATACAAATTTTCGCTGCAAGTTTATGCGTCCTTCACAGAAGGACGGAAGCGGTAGCTTTGC belongs to Luteolibacter flavescens and includes:
- a CDS encoding hemolysin family protein; the protein is MNFLPEILFLANAGSEKADGSLTGGMIALYIIGIVFFLLLNAFFVASEFAIVKVRPSQIEPVKGTRSGKTAYHVVSHLDGYLSANQLGITIASLALGFLGEPFVEALVKPLLHGVGVPSEWHIWGKTLNPSSTISFVLAIASFTFLHVVIGELLPKSIAIRKSLATTLALAGPLHLFYKSFHWAIRVLNGTANWILKRVFNIDPVAEGEHIHSSDELALLVAESERAEEVTETEREILINALGLNELWVRDVMTPRQEVVTLNADEPFEKALEIARRTKHTRFPLVKGGHLDNAIGLIHIKDVLKLVGAPDPDLMRIKRELKMVPDTMPLDMLLKFFLKERAHLAMAVDEFGTPVGIVFLDNVIEELVGDIQDEFDNEKPESNWINDKEFVIEGSMTLNDLSVMADELDLESGEVTTVGGYITQQLGRFPEVGETMEINGWEAKVTSTDGRRVGQIHFRRLEPALAAGGEDEEE
- a CDS encoding FmdB family zinc ribbon protein, which gives rise to MPIYEYLSESPEDPERSCRICRKGFELRRPIDRPALEQCPLCRKPVRKVISKVNTPRIAKPLSVSDAKSAGFTVLERRDQGVYEKL
- the rpsN gene encoding 30S ribosomal protein S14 → MAKKSWIARNERKARTVAKFADLRHKLKAEKDYVGLTMLPRDASPTRLVNRCEYSGRRRAFIRRFRLSRISFRELASHGMIPGVTKSSW
- a CDS encoding N-acetylmuramoyl-L-alanine amidase-like domain-containing protein; the encoded protein is MKLAVVLSALLLAALPAAAQHTVTPPSPVRLPMGTVFKGEAKFRALVQKAEKENWRQLPLGARTIRAARAMVGTPYVNYTLEVDDRIESPVVNLNAMDCWTYYENALAFARMLRYKPAPYTPQDMLHMVEVERYRGGVCTGSYLSRMHHLEEVFYDNERRGFAKNITPRLPGAQRLRREIREMTVQWKSYRYLRNSPSLLPEMGRIEARVSKLPVYHIPKKNVRAIEGYLQDGDICAITTNWQNGYTSHVGLIVKLQGRAYFTHATSDRDKGRMTIIDRPITDYLNQGSKHAGIVVVRPNDLPPSKLWQRPVATR
- a CDS encoding DUF3253 domain-containing protein, whose translation is MGSEEDGRIGKGIMGLLGQRTPGATICPSEVSRELFPDDWRERMDDVRRVARHLESRGEIEVVQKGRVVDPATAKGPIRLRRRG
- a CDS encoding DUF5069 domain-containing protein; this encodes MSPTHEPPRSPRDEIDGVIYFPRLCDKVRLYAAGKLHPQYHANLGGGMDLWTCQFLGVEYAALAEEVRHLDSDAEALAWASENGATRSPQEFAWWSAFMRTRGFRDDLAEKLAQRKAESGFQDREDIVTFMDYIDADEGRI
- a CDS encoding type IV pilus twitching motility protein PilT gives rise to the protein MAVIDTFLKLMLEKRAERLVLVSDAVPILLRGGETIELSMPALRADMLARIAGEMAGEDVTGRKEGRFSAADGASFGYAILPSAGEFRIEVHAGAVPPPVEEDDPLAKAVAEFARPADAPTPATPAPVVRSGPDLLAVIDQAASLDASDLFLSSGKQPRVRRNGQLAFLDAAAPDAAKMIELIPDETARQTFEESGSVDFATRWELSGGSRRFRINVFRHRDGVAAALRPIRQKIPPLADLGLSDDLLDLVHYPSGLVLVTGTTGSGKSTTLAALVDHLNCTRQRHVITIEDPVEYEHRENQCLIHQREVGADVESFSTGLRAALRENPDVILLGELRDLDTISAALTAAETGHLVLGTLHSGTASSAVNRIVDVFPGHQQQHIRVQLALSLRAVVSQRLVPTKSKKLVPAIEKLVVTSAVATGIREGQDHYLRNAMLTGVEEGMITLERSLASLLRKGVIDRETAVRHAMDPKALQHLLE
- a CDS encoding PEP-CTERM sorting domain-containing protein; its protein translation is MAAAALSLPAAAQTLQPDIEQRYQTRNYLISRGNEVTMQDSGTDLRTGPAGSWIFDFCADFDAGNNESTLYNVSSGFGGLTVAQSNDISALLYNTLPTFDAMVREGISQSGMDWPTESYSGYNDLLAYGAGLQLALWEIIHDSASRKIGTGNFSVADPSDSVAAAGRANAQAFLDGVAGGWTYAPGFTFQYARPVDGNGVGVPNGQDRLWVVIPEPSTALLGAFGALCLLRRRRA
- a CDS encoding fumarate hydratase; the encoded protein is MSEFVYQDPFPLGPDTTEYECVTKEHVSVAEFDGKPILKVAPEGLALLANEAMKAINFTLRPSHLAQVAAILDDPEATENDRMVALMLLKNAEIAAKGILPACQDTGTATVVGKKGQQVWTGCDDAEWLSKGIHKTYQEENLRYSQTAPLTMYEEANTKTNLPAQIDLYASEGDAYKFLFVSKGGGSANKTFLYQETKALLNPKRLKEFCIEKMRSLGTAACPPYHLAIVIGGTSAETCLKTVKLASTRYYDALPTTGNIQGQAFRDLELEKELLEAARSIGIGAQFGGKYFALDVRVVRLPRHGASCPVGIGVSCSADRQAKAKITKDGIFLEKLEKDPGRFIPEKYRNWKFKGVEIDLDQGMEKTLATLTKYPVTTAVSLSGTIIVARDIAHAKLKEVLDETGDLPAYIKDYPVYYAGPAKTPAGYPSGSFGPTTAGRMDSYVDLFQSHGGSKVMLAKGNRSQAVTDACKAHGGFYLGSAGGPAALLAKEHIKSQEVVEYPELGMEAVWKIRVENFPAFILVDDKGNDFFKKINECPVCV
- a CDS encoding Uma2 family endonuclease; the protein is MTGLTTVADYLDAEKSAEGKHEFVGGFVFAMPSFSNRHNTIAGNAFAILHDRVRGGSFQAFNSSTKVRIQLPDHNRFYYPDAMVVCNPNALGDHFQDQPVVVIEVMSESTRRADLGGKRDAYLRISALKVLLLVEPDMALVTVHRRRAEGGFAVEHHHGLEASIPLAEIDTSLSLAELYDRAGIED